One window of Cydia fagiglandana chromosome 19, ilCydFagi1.1, whole genome shotgun sequence genomic DNA carries:
- the LOC134673809 gene encoding protein NDUFAF4 homolog, with translation MGALATKALRPLKSFNIENRAHKVISKEKPTPAPRYAANLEDLKRAMESDPNLDEKLDKKDPGLDTRLKNVYVTSHGKPEDDVTRDKQNPNRPLPQDRGLVEDFDYGFKEPERVKYGYITLRNAVEFISAHQIDPKEVTAAKIALQYKLKEEDVENILKYFKTYEVYLPETKKSAAMFAGPATLRKQLYKEDIKEIEGEVEKKPKKESSFFKYEIENENKGR, from the coding sequence ATGGGTGCTTTAGCGACAAAAGCCCTACGTCCCTTAAAATCTTTCAACATTGAAAATCGAGCACATAAGGTAATATCTAAAGAAAAACCAACGCCGGCCCCGAGATATGCGGCTAACCTGGAGGACCTGAAGCGGGCTATGGAGTCCGACCCTAATCTAGATGAGAAACTTGACAAAAAAGATCCAGGGCTCGACACAAGATTGAAGAATGTTTATGTAACTTCTCATGGGAAGCCAGAAGACGATGTTACTCGAGATAAACAAAATCCGAACAGGCCATTACCCCAAGACCGTGGGTTAGTTGAAGACTTCGATTACGGCTTCAAAGAACCAGAGAGAGTTAAATATGGATACATAACACTCAGAAACGCTGTAGAGTTCATTTCCGCGCATCAAATTGATCCTAAAGAAGTCACGGCAGCTAAAATAGCGCTCCAATACAAACTGAAGGAGGAAGATGTagaaaatatacttaaatactttaaaacttaTGAAGTTTATTTGCCAGAAACAAAGAAATCGGCGGCCATGTTTGCGGGCCCCGCTACTTTAAGGAAACAGTTGTACAAAGAAGATATAAAAGAAATTGAGGGAGAGGTTGAAAAGAAACCTAAGAAAGAGAGCAGCTTCTTTAAATATGAGATAGAAAATGAAAACAAGGGCAGATAA